In the Aquimarina spinulae genome, TCTAGCAACACATCAATCCCTCCTAATAAACTCCCATCTCCTATAGCGTATAATCCAAATATAGGGATCATTACTCCCCCTATTAACAATCCAATAGCATTTATGGTATCTGATACGGCTACTGCTTTTAAACCTCCGAAAATTGCATAAATTGAACCTATACCTCCTATCGCCCATACTGTAATCCATAGAGCAGTAGTATCTGATACCCCTATAAGCTCAGGAATATCAAACATTGTATTTATTGCCAATGCGCCCGAATATAAAACTGTTGGTAACAAGATAATCGCATATCCTGTTAAAAATAGTCCAGACGTAATCGCTTTGGTTGTTCTATCATATCTTCTTTGTAAAAATTGGGGTATTGTAGTTATTCCTCCTTTAAGGTATCTGGGTAATAAAAATATTGCAGTGACTACCATAGCTACAGCTGCTAGTGTCTCCCATACCATAACCAGAATTCCTTCTTTATAAGCAGCGCCGTTTAAACCTACTATTTGTTCTGTGGATAGGTTGGTTAATAATAAAGACCCCGCTATTACTGATGCTGTTAAACTACGTCCTCCTAAAAAATAGCCATCAGATGATTTTTCATTAGTATTTCGGGTTAGCATATATGAAATAATGCCAACAATAGCGGTAAAAGCTATAAATATAGTTACTCCCATGTTTTTAAGTTTTTGTTTTTATTTTGCTTTTCATAATCCCATCATCAAAGTTGGATTGTATATTCAATAAAGGGAGAGGAAAAATCCTCTCCCTTTATTGAATAACTCCAAACTATTCAGCTTAAATGGGATAACTGAATTAAGGATTTATTTTATAGGGCTATGGAGTTACAAATTTTAGATCATCGATATGATAGGTATCAGTAGCTGTACCGTCTGATTGCCCGCCATTAAAAAATAAGACTACTTTAGTATTTCCATTACCTGCCGCTGCACTAAAATCAAAAGTGTAGTTTTTCCATTCTCCGGCTACATCAATATTTCCCCATATCTCTACAGCTGTACCGCCTTCGAGTTTTGCTAATAAAGGAACGGTTTTACTCGAATGTATTTTAATACTCAATTTTGAATTCACTGATAAATCTATTACACCTCCAAAATCAATAGCCAGATTATCCCATGCATTGGTTCCGTCATCCGTATATTCTCCAACGTTAGAACTTCTATTAGAGCAGCTAACATTAGGGTTTGCAACTACAGGTACAAATCCAGGGCTGCCTCCCAGTTGAAAATTTTGTTGACAATCAAAATCACTTATAATACTAAGATCAGGAGTAACTCCTGTGCAATCTTCTACAATTATACTACAATCCTTAGATGTGAATTTTAGATCATCGATATAGTAGATATCTGTAGCTGTACCATCTGATTGCCCGCCATTAAAAAACAAGACTACTTTAGTATTTCCATTACCTGCTGCTGCACTAAAATCAAAAATGTAATTTTTCCATTCTCCCGTGACATCAATATTTCCCCATATTTCTGCTGCTGTACCGCCTTCGAGTTTTGCTAATAAAGGAACGGTTTTACTCGAATGTATTTTGATATTCAACTGTGAGTTAACCGATAAATCTATGGCCCCTCCAAAATCAATAGCCAGATTATCCCATGCATTGGTCCCATCATCGGTATATTCTCCTACAGATTCACTTGTATTAACGCCACTTTTATTAGGGTTTTCTACTACAGGTACAAATCCAGGGCTATCTCCTAATTGAAAATTTTGTTGACATTCAAAATCACTTACAATACTTAAATCTGCAATGATACCAGCACAAGGGTCTACAAATTCTTTAAATCTAATATCATCTATATAATAAATATCTTCTGCTGTACCATCTGTCATACCTGCATTAAAAAACAGTATTACTTTTGTGTTTCCTGCTCCTATAGCCGTTCTAAAATCGAAAGTATATTCTACCCATTGATCTATAGTACTTATCGTTTTTGTTATTTCAATAGGTGTCCCTCCATCAAGTTTTACCGTTAATGGGCCTGTTTTCTTGGTAAGAACCTTTATACTTAATTGTGAATTGGTAGATAAATCTATTGATGATTCTAAGTCGATAAATAAATTATCGAAAGGTTCGGTACCATTATCTTTATATTCTCCTACAAATTGGCTTGTGTTAATTCCACTTTTACTTGGGTTCGCTACTACGGGAGCTGTTGTATCCATAGTAGGATCTCCCAGAAATACATTTTGTTGACAATCAAAATCATTTAATATGCTCGAATCCTTTTGAGTATTTTCGCATGGATCAGGAATGATAACGGACACATCAAAAAAGAGATCATCTAAAAAATAAATTTCTTTTGTGCCATCATTTTCTATACCTTGATTAAAGAATATTACAATCTTTGTATGATTTTGATCTTTTTGATCACTAAAATCAAACTGATACTCTATCCATTTATTATTACCATCAAGAGAGACTGTTATTTCTACCGGTACTGAAGTACCTCCTTCTAACCTAACTTTTGCTTCTGCAGAAATATCTGTTTTAATTTTGATTTTAAACAGTGCATGCGTAGATAAATCTATTGGCCCTCCGAAATCTATAACCAAAGCATCCTGGGATCCTGTACCATCGGTATACTTACCAACAAACTTACTTTTATTAATTCCTATTTCATTTGGATTTCTAATCGCCTCTACATTAGGTAAAGTTTGGTTCGATTGACATTCAAAATCTGTAACAATGCTAAGGTCTGCAACAACATTATCATTTTCGCATTGAGCATACGTTATGGTTTGCAATTCTTCTAAGTCATCCTCACACGATAAATTCAACACTAGCATCATAAAAAAGATACAATGTATACTCGAAAAAAACTTTACTATTTTCATGATAAAAAATTTACATTAATAATTAGCTACTTCTTTTATATGCATTGCCATGCCTCCTCCAGAGGCTAGGGACACATCTAATAAAGTAGTATGATTTACTTCTATTGTTTTATTTTTAAAAGCTGTCGGATTATTTAGATAATGGGCTTTATCTCCATCCAGATACAGTTCTGCTACATATTTTTTGTCATGGTCCAAATACTCAAAAGACAGCTCTAATTCTCTACTTTCTTGATTCGTTATACTACCAACAAACCAGCTTGATGAGTTTTTATCCTTTCTTGCTATGGTAAGATATTTTTCGATCTCTCCATTAAGCACCATAGTTTTATCCCAATCTACTGGTACATCTTTTATAAACTGAAATGCTTTTAAATTACCCTCATAATTTTCGGGCAGATCGGCTACCATTTGCAATGGGCTGTACAAAATAATGTACAATGCCAGTTGTTTGGCCAGAGTAGTCTTTACATATTGGTCGGTACGATACTTATCAAATTTTATATCAAAAATACCTGGTGTATAATCAATGGGACCTGCTAATCCTCGCGTAAAAGGAATGATAAGTGTATGTTCTGGAGAATTACCGCCTCCCCACGCGTTAAACTCCATTCCTCTAACACCTTCTCGGGTCATCATATTGGGGTACGTTCTTCTTATTCCCGTAGGTTTTATCGGTTCATGAACATCTAATGTTATTTTATATTTTGCTGCTGTTTCTACAACTTTTCGGTAATGATTTACCATATATTGACCGTGATGAAACTCTTTATTATCAATAAGATGATTTGCATACCCTGTCTTTACTGTATTAATTCCTAATGTGTTATAAAAAGAAAATGCACTATCTAATCTTTTTTCGTAGGTAATAACATCACCAGAAGTTTCATGATGTCCTATAATCGTAACTCCTTTTTCTTTAGCATATGCAACTACTTCTTTTATATCAAAATCAGAGCTTGGAGTTACATAATCAAAAAAACCTGTAGCGCCCTTTACTCCCCAATATTCCCATCCTGTATTCCAACCCTCTATTAATACTCCTTTGATACCATGTTTTGCATTAAAATCTATATATTTTTTTGCATTTATAGTCGTTGCTCCATGTGATGTGCTATTGCCTGACCAGCCTCCTTCATTTTTATTTGCCCAGGAGCTTTTTCCCAAATGCATTTCCCACCAGATACCCGAATATTTCATTGGTTCAATCCACGAGACATCTTTTATTTTTGAAGGCTCATTAAGATTAAGAATAAGAGTGTTGGTTAACAACTCTTTTGCCTCTTCTGCTATTTGGATCGTTCTCCACGGTGTAACAAAAGGGGTTTTTATACGCACTTTATCTCCATTACTCCACGGAACTAGTTCTGATTGCAATACATGATTTTCTTTTACGGCTAATGTCATATCAGAATAATCAGTAAGATTAGCTTCGCTAAAACATAAATAAATAGTACCCCTTGTTTTAATGGTTAATGGTGTATTAACAGCATGTACATTAGGGATTCTATTGTTCTTGGTATCGTCATAACCATCATTCTCTCTCGC is a window encoding:
- a CDS encoding glycoside hydrolase family 97 protein, producing MLTSVKYILILIMVFLFSSCDTRNGSIVELKSPDAKIVVHFSVNSNGEPWYTVQHKTETIIDTSFVGFQFKNNPAIKENLEIISIVTDTVHTNWKPVWGQQKSIENKYNETIITLKETLDLKRNFKIIFRIYDDGLGFRYQFPKQEHLDELVITKEHTQFKLTDDADAWWIPADYDSYEHIYSHTTLSKIDARENDGYDDTKNNRIPNVHAVNTPLTIKTRGTIYLCFSEANLTDYSDMTLAVKENHVLQSELVPWSNGDKVRIKTPFVTPWRTIQIAEEAKELLTNTLILNLNEPSKIKDVSWIEPMKYSGIWWEMHLGKSSWANKNEGGWSGNSTSHGATTINAKKYIDFNAKHGIKGVLIEGWNTGWEYWGVKGATGFFDYVTPSSDFDIKEVVAYAKEKGVTIIGHHETSGDVITYEKRLDSAFSFYNTLGINTVKTGYANHLIDNKEFHHGQYMVNHYRKVVETAAKYKITLDVHEPIKPTGIRRTYPNMMTREGVRGMEFNAWGGGNSPEHTLIIPFTRGLAGPIDYTPGIFDIKFDKYRTDQYVKTTLAKQLALYIILYSPLQMVADLPENYEGNLKAFQFIKDVPVDWDKTMVLNGEIEKYLTIARKDKNSSSWFVGSITNQESRELELSFEYLDHDKKYVAELYLDGDKAHYLNNPTAFKNKTIEVNHTTLLDVSLASGGGMAMHIKEVANY